The Saccharothrix variisporea genome has a segment encoding these proteins:
- a CDS encoding demethylmenaquinone methyltransferase translates to MSRAGLDKNPREVAEMFDGVAKGYDRTNSVMTLGFDRRWREWSRRVLDARAGEKVLDLAAGTAVSTVEYAASGAWCVAADFSIGMLLGGKHRDVPKVAADALKLPFADDVFDAVTVSFGIRNFNDTEAALREMARVVKPGGRLVICEVSTPTFRPFRFVYMRYLLKILPFIGRFVSSNPDAYQYLAESMRTWPDQRSLAEIIAKAGWEDVAWMNLTFGMVALHRATKPQRVDG, encoded by the coding sequence ATGTCGCGTGCAGGTTTGGACAAGAACCCCCGCGAGGTCGCCGAGATGTTCGACGGCGTGGCCAAGGGCTACGACCGCACGAACTCCGTCATGACCCTGGGGTTCGACCGGCGCTGGCGGGAGTGGAGTCGGCGGGTTCTGGACGCTCGGGCCGGGGAGAAGGTGCTCGACCTCGCTGCCGGTACGGCCGTCTCCACCGTCGAGTACGCCGCGTCCGGCGCCTGGTGCGTGGCGGCTGACTTCTCGATCGGCATGTTGCTCGGCGGCAAGCACCGGGACGTGCCCAAGGTCGCCGCCGACGCGCTCAAGCTGCCCTTCGCCGACGACGTGTTCGACGCCGTCACCGTGTCCTTCGGCATCCGGAACTTCAACGACACCGAGGCCGCCCTCCGGGAAATGGCCCGGGTGGTGAAACCGGGTGGCCGGTTGGTGATCTGCGAGGTGTCCACGCCGACGTTCCGGCCGTTCCGGTTCGTCTACATGCGTTACCTGCTCAAGATCCTCCCGTTCATCGGCCGGTTCGTCTCCTCCAACCCCGACGCCTACCAGTACCTCGCCGAGTCCATGCGCACGTGGCCCGACCAGCGCAGCCTCGCCGAGATCATCGCGAAGGCCGGCTGGGAGGACGTCGCCTGGATGAACCTCACCTTCGGCATGGTCGCCCTGCACCGGGCCACGAAACCGCAGCGGGTGGACGGGTGA